In the Gammaproteobacteria bacterium genome, CGGCGATGAAATGCAGGAACGCCAACAATTGCTTCTTCAATAGAATGGTGTCTCCATGTGATGAACGAGCCGAAAACACCTCGAACATGCCGGCCTCCGGCTATTGGGCCAAACCTTGTAGACGGTTGCACTACGGCGGGCCTGGCATTGGCGGCAATACTGGCGGCAGCCGTCGGACCCGCAGCGCTCGCGAACGAGGAGGCGCAGCGCGAGGCCATGGCGAGAGTCCTGGAATACGCTGAGGAATCTCACTATTCAAGCATCCGGGTCGATGACCGCATTTCGCGGTCCACACTTGAAAACTACCTGGCGGCGCTGGACGAACTGCGACTCCTGTTCACGCAAGAGGACGAGGCTCTCTTGGGGGAGCGATACGGCGATCGGCTCGATGACGCCATGCGGCAGGGGCAGGTCGAACCCGTGTTTGAAATCCATCGCCTTTATCTTGAGCGTCAGGCTCAATATCGTGACTTCGCGAAGAACTATCTGGCCACACGGCCGAGCCTGAACACTTCGCGCGAATGGCTGCGGAATCGCTGGGCAGCGCCGCGGCCACGGAACCGGGCCGAGCAGGAGCAGGTCTGGCAAGACTGGGTGCGCCATGAGTGGATCAACCTGGTTCTGGAAGGGTGGACCTACGAGTCGGCGCGCGCCCGGCTGCGTCATCGCTATCTTTTTGGGGATCCATTGGGCGTCGACAGTGAAGGGTTTTCCTTTTCCATAGGCGAGTTGCCGGGTGGGAGGCAACCAGGCACCGATCCTTATGATGCGAGGTCCGCCTACGCGATGTTTCTCAATGCGTTCGCGCGTGCTCTGGATTCGAATTCGAATTTCCAATCACCAGAATCCGTCTGGGAACTTGCGGAACGAATGGAAGATCTGGGGCGTGTCAGCTTGTCCCTGGACACTGAAGGTGAATACGTCGCCGTTCGCGAAGTTCGGGAGGAAGTTGCCTCGGCCGCGACAGGGGACGTTCAGGTTGGCGACCGGATTGTCGAATTGGATCCCTTCGGTGATGGCGACTTTATCGATGTGGCCGGCTGGCAATCCTTCCATATCCACAATCTTCTCCTGGGGCCTGCCGGAACATCGGTTGCACTACGCGTTCTGCCGGCGGGCGTGCAGACCGACGTCGTTGAGCGAACGGCGACGCGCACATCCATGCTTACAAAGGAAATGAAAAGGGCGCTGCGCTGGACTCCCAAGTGGCTCATGGACAGGAGCATGAAAAAGATGCTCCAGTCGCAAATGGATGCAAGCCAGTCGGTGCTGGATGTCGACGAAGGCGGCCGAACGCTGCGCGTAGGCGTGATCCGGATACCGGCGTTCTATGAAAAGTGCACACGGGACGTCAGACGCCTGGTCCGTGAATTGGAGACCGCGGGAGTTGACGCTTTGGTGGTGGATTTGCGGGAGAATTTTTTCGGCGAAGGCAATGAGGTGATTTCCCTGACCGGGCTGTTTGTCGGCAAGGGCCCGATCTCACAGGAACGGGACCGCAAGGGAAGCGTTCAGGTGCAACGCAACAAGAGGCGGGAAGCGATCTGGGAAGGACCCCTGGCGGTTCTGGTTGACCAGCGAAGCAGTGCGGCCGCGGAAATTTTTACGGCGGCAATTCAGGACTATGGCCGAGGCGTGATTGTTGGTGAGCGCACGTTGGCAGGAGACTCTCTGCAGGTCGAATTCAAGATCAAGGCCCTGGCCCGCGAGAAGTCGGATGATCCGGTGTTGAGCATCACAAACCGGCAGTATTTTCGCGTTACGGGTGAGCGTATCGACCGAACGGGGGTGCAGCCCGACATACAGCTGACCATGGCGAACGAATACTCTGCACCGGCCCGGACAGAGACACCCGACGTTGACAAAACCGGAAACGCACAGGCTGCAAACCGACCGCCGGGTCCAAACTCAATTCCATCCACGGATTTCCGCGGGCGGAAGATAGCGCGCGAGCGGTTGGACACGTTGGCGCTACGGCATAGGCAACGCGTATCGCAAGACCTAGACTGGGGATTGATTGCCGACTATCTGGAGTTGTCCCTTGAACGAATGCAGAGTCGAACCGAGCCCATCAGCGTCGACAAGCGTCTGCAGAATCAGGCATCTCAGTGGCGGGAAGAGCTGGCGCTCGCCACGGCCTGGATTGAAGCGAAAGGCCCGGAGGCGGCCGTGACGGAACCTGCGCTGGCCGAGTATTTCCTTCAGGTGAAGCGAAGTTACGTGCCGGAGAGCGAAATGCCCAATGTGGAGAAACCGGAACTTGTGCGGGCGATCATGCTCGCGAAAGGCTTTGTTGCGGTTGCGGACGAGAGCGGGTACCGGCAATCACCTTACGACCTTCCCCTGCGGCAAGCGGCAAACATCGTGGCGGACTGGGGCCGGCTTGAGGAAGGCGCCGTAGCGACCGCGATCGCGTCGGGCGGCCGCCCGGCGCCGGACTAGTGCCCGGCCGAACGGCGATGGCGATCGTTACTGCGTATGGAACTGCAACGAAACGCCGTAGGTGCGGGGCGGGGCGTAGTGCGCCCAGCTCGCGCCGGCGAAGCTGGTGCGCTGGTCGGCGTAGAGCGTGTCGCTCAGATTCTTGCACCATGCGGTGAGGAGCCATCGTCCTCCCGCCGGGGTCCAGCGCACGGAAACGTTGGCCACGCCGTAGGCCTTCTGAAAGGATGCGTCGCGCTCGAGGCGCCCGGGTGCGTTGTCGCTGTTGTGCCAGGCATGGTGCTTCCAGCCGTAGTCGAGGTGGAAATCCAGGGCCCCGCTGCGGCCCAGGTCTAGGCCGTAGCCGGCCGCGAATGTGAAGGAGTGCCGGGGCGAATGCGGGATCCGGTTTCCGTCTCGCCGGATGTCGAACCCCTGGATCGTGCCCACGAGGAAGCTGTCGAATCGCGCGTCCAGGTAGCCGTAGGCGAGGTTCAGCAGCAGGCTGCCGGACGGCGCCCAGGTCAGATCCAGCTCCGCTCCGCTGATGCTTGCGCGAGCGGCGTTTTTTACCCGCAGACCGTCGAATGCGGCGGACACTTCGTCGAAAAGCAGCGTGATCCGCTGCAGGTCGTGGAAGTCGGTTGAAAACGCCGCCGCGTTGACCTGCAGCCTGTCGCCAAGCCAGCGGCTCTTGATCCCGAGTTCGACATTGGTTGCGGTTTCTTCGCGGATCGGCTGCCCGGCCTCGGATGCGCGGCTGACCTTGGTGTCGAAGCCCCCGGACTTGAACCCTTCCGACCAGCTCGCGTAGGCCATGAGGTCCCGCGCGGCAAAAGGCCGCCATTCCGCTACCACTCGCGGCGTGAGCGCGTCGAAGGAGGCCTCGGCCGCGACGTCGTAATTCTCGAAGATGATCTGGAAGGGGATCCCCGGTACCGCGTCATCGGTGAGCGTGCCGATGGTGCGGTTCTCCTTGTCGTCGCGCGTATATCGCAGGCCCGCGCGGACGGTCAGCACCGGGTTGAGCTCCCACGACGCGTCGGCGAAAGCCGCCCAGCCGGAAGTGCCCGAAACCCCCAGCCAGTCGCCCCGGCTGCCGTTCAACACGCCATCCTGGTTTACGACGATTTCCTCGTACTCGAGCCGGTCCACGTCCTCGCGGATGTAATACAGGCCCGCGACAGCCCGCCAGTTCGCGGCCGGATCGAAGGCGTAGCGGACCTCCAGGCTGAACTGCTCCGCATCCTCTTCCTGGCCGAACAGGTCGTCAAACCCCTGGCCTACCGCCAGGCTTCGCCCGCCGAACTGGTCCAGGGTATTGGCCGAGACGTCCCGGTAGGCGGCGATTGCGGTCAGTTCGCCGCCGCCGATCAGTTGCTTGAGCCGTGCCGAAAGGCCCCATTGGCTGGCTTCGTATCCGATCGGCAA is a window encoding:
- a CDS encoding TonB-dependent receptor, whose amino-acid sequence is MTNDIIRVHSGLPAGIALLFACSAAMLSARADGVLEEVVVTAQKRSENLQDVPMSISALDSEALEAGRVEKIGELALRIPNLSYSTFSSGRSELTVRGIGNSGATRSGLENSVILFVDEVYIARSTSYFFELFDLEQASVLRGPQGVLFGKNVVGGAISLTTRAPSVEGAESRFLAGYGSFNAVDLKGVLSGPLGPNVGGKISLVRKTRDGYGKDLISGAESDDEDLLAMRAQLRVISGDDRDLLFSADYSREDNGSQTRTVTRWDRFPPSASTGRVRVSEHGLPIGYEASQWGLSARLKQLIGGGELTAIAAYRDVSANTLDQFGGRSLAVGQGFDDLFGQEEDAEQFSLEVRYAFDPAANWRAVAGLYYIREDVDRLEYEEIVVNQDGVLNGSRGDWLGVSGTSGWAAFADASWELNPVLTVRAGLRYTRDDKENRTIGTLTDDAVPGIPFQIIFENYDVAAEASFDALTPRVVAEWRPFAARDLMAYASWSEGFKSGGFDTKVSRASEAGQPIREETATNVELGIKSRWLGDRLQVNAAAFSTDFHDLQRITLLFDEVSAAFDGLRVKNAARASISGAELDLTWAPSGSLLLNLAYGYLDARFDSFLVGTIQGFDIRRDGNRIPHSPRHSFTFAAGYGLDLGRSGALDFHLDYGWKHHAWHNSDNAPGRLERDASFQKAYGVANVSVRWTPAGGRWLLTAWCKNLSDTLYADQRTSFAGASWAHYAPPRTYGVSLQFHTQ